One segment of Solanum lycopersicum chromosome 1, SLM_r2.1 DNA contains the following:
- the LOC101267748 gene encoding SUMO-activating enzyme subunit 2 isoform X1 gives MASEEHLSAIKGAKVLMVGAGGIGCELLKTLALSGFEDIHIIDMDTIEVSNLNRQFLFRQKHVGQSKAKVARDAVLRFRPHIKITPYHANVKDPEFNVDFFKQFNVVLNGLDNLDARRHVNRLCLASGVPLVESGTTGFLGQVTVHVKGKTECYECQSKPAPKTYPVCTITSTPTKFVHCIVWAKDLLFAKLFGNKNQENDLNVRSTDASSSSEHSEDVFERRAAEDVEQYGRRIYDHVFGYNIEVALRNEETWKNRNKPRPVYSKDVLPPKPVGQNGNKDKASNTGDPSSVSAMSSLGLKNPQDLWSLRENSEVFLEALRLFFSKREKEIGQLGFDKDDQLAVEFVTSAANIRAASFGIPLHSLFEAKGIAGNIVHAVATTNAIIAGLIVLEAIKVLQNDVKSYRMTYCLEHPSRKMLLMPVEPFEPNKSCYVCSETPLTLEINTHRSKLRDFVDKIVKEKLGMSLPLIMHGVALLYEVGDDLEEDEVANYAANLDKVLSELPSPVTGGTILTVEDLQQELKCSINIKHREEFDEEKEPDGMVLSGWTPALAAEKTKTLDNGPSSSNASQTVPLESEDNDEIEIILKDPEILAAGKKRKSSDVSVAVDPEIFSVTGAMLTKKKVEEDDSNNDIVMVDGKLDLNKKKRVQ, from the exons ATGGCTTCCGAGGAACACTTGTCTGCAATTAAg ggTGCTAAAGTGCTCATGGTTGGTGCTGGTGGTATTGGGTGTGAGTTGCTTAAAACCCTTGCTCTTTCTGGGTTCGAAGACATTCACATA ATTGACATGGATACAATAGAAGTCAGTAACCTAAATAGACAGTTCTTGTTTCGACAAAAACATGTTGGTCAATCTAAGGCTAAA GTTGCTAGAGACGCTGTCCTAAGATTTAGGCCTCATATTAAAATTACACCATACCATGCAAATGTAAAAGATCCAGAGTTCAATGTGGATTTTTTCAAGCAATTCAATGTTGTGCTTAATGGTCTTGACAATCTAGATGCTAGGCGACATGTGAATCGCCTTTGTTTGGCATCTGGTGTCCCATTAGTTGAAAGTGGGACTACAGGCTTCCTTGGCCAG GTCACGGTACATGTGAAAGGTAAAACAGAATGCTATGAATGTCAATCTAAACCAGCTCCAAAAACTTACCCTGTCTGTACAATCACAAGCACTCCAACAAAG TTTGTTCACTGCATCGTATGGGCAAAAGATCTGCTGTTTGCAAAGCTTTTTGGGAACAAGAATCAGGAAAATGACCTTAATGTGCGTTCTACTGATGCTTCGAGTTCATCAGAACATTCAGAGGATGTTTTTGAACGTAGAGCCGCTGAAGATGTTGAGCAATATGGGAGGAGAATATATGATCATGTTTTTGGTTACAACATTGAAGTGGCATTACGTAATGAAGAAACGTGGAAGAACCGCAACAAGCCTAGGCCTGTCTACAGCAAAGATGTATTGCCACCAAAACCAGTTGGACAGAATGGTAACAAGGATAAAGCTTCAAACACCGGTGACCCCTCTTCAGTCTCTGCAATGTCATCTCTAGGCCTCAAAAATCCTCAGGATCTGTGGAGTCTTAGGGAAAATTCTGAAGTATTTCTCGAGGCATTAAGGCTCTTTTTCTCGAAAAGAGAGAAG GAAATTGGCCAGTTGGGTTTTGATAAGGACGACCAGTTGGCTGTAGAGTTTGTCACTTCTGCAGCAAACATTCGTGCCGCTTCTTTTGGAATTCCATTACATAGCCTTTTTGAAGCTAAAGGTATTGCTGGCAATATTGTTCATGCCGTTGCAACAacaaatgccatcattgcaggCTTGATTGTCCTTGAGGCAATCAAGGTGTTGCAAAATGATGTAAAAAGCTACAG GATGACTTATTGCCTTGAACATCCGTCAAGAAAGATGCTTCTCATGCCAGTGGAGCCCTTCGAGCCAAACAAGTCTTGTTATGTTTGTTCCGAG ACACCTTTAACGCTTGAGATTAATACTCATCGTTCGAAGTTGAGGGATTTTGTTGACAAGATTGTCAAAGAAAAACTTGGCATGAGCCTCCCATTGATCATGCATGGGGTGGCACTTCTTTATGAGGTGGGCGATGATCTTGAGGAAGATGAGGTTGCAAATTATGCAGCAAACCTTGACAAG GTTCTATCTGAGCTTCCTTCTCCGGTTACTGGTGGCACAATTCTCACAGTGGAGGATCTTCAGCAAGAGCTTAAGTGCAGCATCAATATTAAGCACAG AGAGGAGTTCGATGAAGAGAAAGAACCCGATGGAATGGTTCTCTCAGGATGGACACCAGCTCTTGCAGCAGAAAAGACCAAGACATTGGACAATGGCCCGAGCTCGTCTAATGCATCTCAGACAGTTCCACTGGAGTCAGAGGATAATGATGAGATAGAAATCATTCTCAAAGACCCTGAAATTCTTGCGGCTGGGAAGAAAAGAAAGTCGTCTGATGTTTCAGTTGCTGTCGATCCAGAAATATTCAGTGTCACTGGTGCAATGCTGACTAAAAAGAAGGTGGAAGAGGATGATAGTAATAATGACATTGTGATGGTTGATGGAAAGTTAGATCTTAACAAGAAAAAGAGGGTGCAATAA
- the LOC101254644 gene encoding bifunctional phosphatase IMPL2, chloroplastic: MQMLSQSHFLSLYPRNSSPLSSSFSAFSGGCNTRKIVSGSLAFQHSGIHSFPISHGIKLASPVMTSNCVLPSNQAQIVDFGVEDSELGKFAAVGNKIADAAGEVIRKYFRKSFDILDKEDLSPVTIADQAAEESMVKIIQENFPSHAIYGEEKGWRCQEETAEYVWVLDPIDGTKSFITGKPVFGTLIALLYKGKPILGVIDQPVLRERWIGLSGRRTTLNGQEISTRNCSSLSKAYMYTTSPHLFEGDAEIAFARVRSKVKVPLYGCDCYAYALLASGFVDLVVESGLKPYDFLSLVPVIEGAGGTITDWKGQHFNWKASAGSPATSFNVVAAGDKEVHQEALDALQWR; encoded by the exons ATGCAGATGCTTTCTCAATCTCACTTCCTTTCTCTATATCCCCGCAACTCTTCACCTCTTTCCTCATCATTCTCCGCCTTCTCCGGCGGCTGTAATACCCGGAAAATCGTCTCCGGTTCGCTTGCTTTTCAACATTCCGGTATCCATTCGTTCCCGATCTCGCACGGAATCAAATTGGCGTCGCCTGTGATGACTTCGAATTGTGTGCTTCCTTCTAATCAAGCACAAATCGTTGATTTTGGAGTTGAGGACTCTGAGCTCGGCAAATTCGCAGCTGTTGGTAACAAAATTGCTGATGCTGCTGGTGAAGTAATCCGTAAATACTTCAGGAAAAGCTTCGATATTCTCGATAAAGAAGATTTAA GTCCGGTAACAATTGCTGATCAAGCGGCGGAGGAATCCATGGTGAAgataattcaagaaaatttcCCGTCCCATGCAat ttatggagaggagaagggATGGAGGTGTCAAGAGGAAACTGCAGAGTATGTTTGGGTTTTAGATCCAATAGATGGTACTAAGAGTTTCATCACAG GGAAACCTGTGTTTGGCACTCTTATTGCTCTGTTGTACAAAGGTAAACCG ATTCTTGGCGTTATTGACCAGCCTGTACTGAGAGAGAGGTGGATTGGTTTAAGCGGGCGACGAACTACCTTGAATGGGCAAGAAATATCCACACGCAACTGTTCAAGTCTTTCAAAAGCCTACAT GTACACTACTAGCCCACATTTGTTCGAAGGGGATGCTGAGATTGCCTTTGCTCGTGTTAGAAGCAAG GTGAAAGTTCCACTGTACGGATGTGACTGCTATGCTTATGCCCTATTGGCTTCTGGATTTGTGGATCTTGTAGTAGAGTCTGGTCTTAAG CCGTACGACTTCCTCTCACTTGTACCAGTAATAGAAGGTGCTGGAGGAACAATAACCGACTGGAAAGGCCAACATTTTAATTGGAAAGCTTCTGCTGGTTCACCAGCCACAA GTTTTAATGTAGTGGCAGCCGGTGATAAAGAAGTTCACCAAGAAGCTCTGGATGCATTGCAGTGGCGGTAG
- the RPT4a gene encoding 26S proteasomal subunit RPT4a has product MATEEDAVRRRTALADYRKKLLQHKELDARVRTVRENLRATKKEYAKTEDDLKSLQSVGQIIGEVLRPLDNERLIVKASSGPRYVVGCRSKVDKEKLTSGTRVVLDMTTLTIMRALPREVDPVVYNMLHEDPGNISYSAVGGLSDQIRELRESIELPLMNPELFLRVGIKPPKGVLLYGPPGTGKTLLARAIASNIDANFLKVVSSAIIDKYIGESARLIREMFNYARDHQPCIIFMDEIDAIGGRRFSEGTSADREIQRTLMELLNQLDGFDQLGKVKMIMATNRPDVLDPALLRPGRLDRKIEIPLPNEQSRMEILKIHAAGIAKHGEIDYEAAVKLAEGFNGADMRNVCTEAGMFAIRAERDYVIHEDFMKAVRKLNEAKKLESSAHYSADFGKE; this is encoded by the exons ATGGCGACCGAAGAAGACGCCGTCCGACGCCGTACTGCACTCGCCGATTATCGGAAAAAGCTCCTTCAGCACAAGGAGCTTGATGCTCGGGTTCGGACAG TGAGAGAGAACTTGCGGGCTACCAAAAAGGAATATGCTAAAACAGAAGATGATTTGAAGTCACTTCAAAGTGTTGGACAGATCATAGGAGAAGTGCTCCGACCTCTAGATAATGAGCGTT TGATAGTAAAAGCTAGCAGTGGTCCGAGGTATGTAGTTGGCTGTCGCAGTAAAGTGGACAAGGAAAAACTGACTTCAGGCACAAGAGTGGTTCTCGATATGACAACACTTACAATCATGCGGGCACTCCCCCGTGAA GTTGATCCTGTTGTATACAACATGCTTCATGAAGATCCTGGCAACATCAGTTACTCTGCCGTGGGTGGACTGTCAGATCAGATCAGGGAGCTGAGAGAATCCATTGAGTTACCTCTAATGAACCCTGAGCTTTTCCTCCGGGTTGGGATTAAGCCTCCAAAG GGTGTTCTTCTCTACGGGCCTCCTGGAACAGGCAAGACATTGTTAGCCAGGGCAATCGCTAGCAACATAGATGCCAATTTCTTAAAG GTTGTATCAAGTGCCATTATTGATAAGTACATTGGTGAGAGTGCAAGATTAATTCGGGAAATGTTTAACTATGCGCGTGATCACCAA CCTTGCATCATATTCATGGATGAGATAGATGCAATTGGTGGACGTCGTTTTAGTGAGGGAACCAGTGCAGACCGTGAAATCCAAAGAACGCTCATGGAGTTGCTCAATCAGTTGGATGGATTTGACCAGCTTGGAAAG GTAAAAATGATTATGGCAACAAATAGACCTGATGTTTTGGACCCAGCTCTTCTTCGTCCTGGTCGATTAGATAGAAAGATAGAAATCCCCTTGCCTAATGAACAATCAAGAATGGAAATCCTCAAGATCCATGCTGCTGGGATTGCCAAACATGGTGAAATTGATTATGAGGCTGCTGTTAAGCTCGCTGAG GGATTTAATGGGGCTGATATGCGGAATGTTTGCACTGAAGCTGGTATGTTTGCAATTCGTGCAGAGCGTGATTATGTCATCCATGAGGATTTCATGAag GCTGTAAGGAAACTGAATGAAGCAAAGAAACTTGAATCAAGTGCTCACTACAGTGCTGATTTTGGCAAGGAATAA
- the LOC101267748 gene encoding SUMO-activating enzyme subunit 2 isoform X2 — translation MDTIEVSNLNRQFLFRQKHVGQSKAKVARDAVLRFRPHIKITPYHANVKDPEFNVDFFKQFNVVLNGLDNLDARRHVNRLCLASGVPLVESGTTGFLGQVTVHVKGKTECYECQSKPAPKTYPVCTITSTPTKFVHCIVWAKDLLFAKLFGNKNQENDLNVRSTDASSSSEHSEDVFERRAAEDVEQYGRRIYDHVFGYNIEVALRNEETWKNRNKPRPVYSKDVLPPKPVGQNGNKDKASNTGDPSSVSAMSSLGLKNPQDLWSLRENSEVFLEALRLFFSKREKEIGQLGFDKDDQLAVEFVTSAANIRAASFGIPLHSLFEAKGIAGNIVHAVATTNAIIAGLIVLEAIKVLQNDVKSYRMTYCLEHPSRKMLLMPVEPFEPNKSCYVCSETPLTLEINTHRSKLRDFVDKIVKEKLGMSLPLIMHGVALLYEVGDDLEEDEVANYAANLDKVLSELPSPVTGGTILTVEDLQQELKCSINIKHREEFDEEKEPDGMVLSGWTPALAAEKTKTLDNGPSSSNASQTVPLESEDNDEIEIILKDPEILAAGKKRKSSDVSVAVDPEIFSVTGAMLTKKKVEEDDSNNDIVMVDGKLDLNKKKRVQ, via the exons ATGGATACAATAGAAGTCAGTAACCTAAATAGACAGTTCTTGTTTCGACAAAAACATGTTGGTCAATCTAAGGCTAAA GTTGCTAGAGACGCTGTCCTAAGATTTAGGCCTCATATTAAAATTACACCATACCATGCAAATGTAAAAGATCCAGAGTTCAATGTGGATTTTTTCAAGCAATTCAATGTTGTGCTTAATGGTCTTGACAATCTAGATGCTAGGCGACATGTGAATCGCCTTTGTTTGGCATCTGGTGTCCCATTAGTTGAAAGTGGGACTACAGGCTTCCTTGGCCAG GTCACGGTACATGTGAAAGGTAAAACAGAATGCTATGAATGTCAATCTAAACCAGCTCCAAAAACTTACCCTGTCTGTACAATCACAAGCACTCCAACAAAG TTTGTTCACTGCATCGTATGGGCAAAAGATCTGCTGTTTGCAAAGCTTTTTGGGAACAAGAATCAGGAAAATGACCTTAATGTGCGTTCTACTGATGCTTCGAGTTCATCAGAACATTCAGAGGATGTTTTTGAACGTAGAGCCGCTGAAGATGTTGAGCAATATGGGAGGAGAATATATGATCATGTTTTTGGTTACAACATTGAAGTGGCATTACGTAATGAAGAAACGTGGAAGAACCGCAACAAGCCTAGGCCTGTCTACAGCAAAGATGTATTGCCACCAAAACCAGTTGGACAGAATGGTAACAAGGATAAAGCTTCAAACACCGGTGACCCCTCTTCAGTCTCTGCAATGTCATCTCTAGGCCTCAAAAATCCTCAGGATCTGTGGAGTCTTAGGGAAAATTCTGAAGTATTTCTCGAGGCATTAAGGCTCTTTTTCTCGAAAAGAGAGAAG GAAATTGGCCAGTTGGGTTTTGATAAGGACGACCAGTTGGCTGTAGAGTTTGTCACTTCTGCAGCAAACATTCGTGCCGCTTCTTTTGGAATTCCATTACATAGCCTTTTTGAAGCTAAAGGTATTGCTGGCAATATTGTTCATGCCGTTGCAACAacaaatgccatcattgcaggCTTGATTGTCCTTGAGGCAATCAAGGTGTTGCAAAATGATGTAAAAAGCTACAG GATGACTTATTGCCTTGAACATCCGTCAAGAAAGATGCTTCTCATGCCAGTGGAGCCCTTCGAGCCAAACAAGTCTTGTTATGTTTGTTCCGAG ACACCTTTAACGCTTGAGATTAATACTCATCGTTCGAAGTTGAGGGATTTTGTTGACAAGATTGTCAAAGAAAAACTTGGCATGAGCCTCCCATTGATCATGCATGGGGTGGCACTTCTTTATGAGGTGGGCGATGATCTTGAGGAAGATGAGGTTGCAAATTATGCAGCAAACCTTGACAAG GTTCTATCTGAGCTTCCTTCTCCGGTTACTGGTGGCACAATTCTCACAGTGGAGGATCTTCAGCAAGAGCTTAAGTGCAGCATCAATATTAAGCACAG AGAGGAGTTCGATGAAGAGAAAGAACCCGATGGAATGGTTCTCTCAGGATGGACACCAGCTCTTGCAGCAGAAAAGACCAAGACATTGGACAATGGCCCGAGCTCGTCTAATGCATCTCAGACAGTTCCACTGGAGTCAGAGGATAATGATGAGATAGAAATCATTCTCAAAGACCCTGAAATTCTTGCGGCTGGGAAGAAAAGAAAGTCGTCTGATGTTTCAGTTGCTGTCGATCCAGAAATATTCAGTGTCACTGGTGCAATGCTGACTAAAAAGAAGGTGGAAGAGGATGATAGTAATAATGACATTGTGATGGTTGATGGAAAGTTAGATCTTAACAAGAAAAAGAGGGTGCAATAA
- the LOC101259487 gene encoding late embryogenesis abundant protein gives MADLRDEHGNPIQLTDQYGHPVQLTDEYGNPMHLTGVATTAGSGAAAVGEKLPETASYGAPTTGEKLHHTTGFGAGDAAPTTGLGAGAAAPTTGLGAGAAAPTTGLGAAEKLHHPTGLGAGGHTTGLGGGTAAGAGLRVGAGTIGEKLHQETTKPEQQHHKTELHRSSSSSSSSSEDDGQGGRRKKKGLKEKIKEKFTGGKHKNEEPHHQAHGVGTGTTTTTTPTTTEHEKKSMMEKIKEKLPGHHNHH, from the exons ATGGCGGACTTACGTGATGAACATGGAAATCCGATTCAGTTGACTGACCAGTACGGCCATCCAGTGCAGCTGACCGATGAATACGGTAACCCTATGCACCTTACTGGTGTTGCTACCACTGCCGGCTCTGGTGCTGCAGCAGTTGGTGAAAAATTGCCAGAAACGGCTAGCTATGGGGCTCCGACTACGGGTGAGAAGTTGCACCACACAACTGGCTTTGGTGCTGGTGATGCTGCTCCTACAACTGGGTTAGGTGCTGGTGCTGCTGCTCCTACAACTGGGTTAGGTGCTGGTGCTGCTGCTCCTACAACTGGCTTAGGTGCTGCTGAAAAATTGCACCATCCAACTGGCTTAGGTGCTGGTGGTCACACAACTGGGTTAGGTGGTGGTACTGCTGCTGGTGCCGGCTTACGTGTTGGTGCTGGGACAATTGGTGAAAAGTTGCACCAGGAAACAACAAAACCGGAGCAACAGCATCACAAGACGGAACTTCACCGTTCCAGCAGTTCAAGTTCTAGCTCG TCGGAGGATGATGGACAAGGtgggaggaggaagaagaaaggGCTGAAAGAGAAGATAAAGGAGAAATTCACAGGTGGAAAGCACAAGAATGAAGAACCACATCACCAAGCACATGGTGTTGGAACTGGAACCACAACAACTACTACACCAACTACTACAGAGCATGAGAAGAAGAGTATGATGGAGAAGATCAAGGAGAAGTTACCCGGCCATCATAATCATCACTAG
- the LOC101243937 gene encoding probable receptor-like protein kinase At4g39110 yields the protein MKKMSGGSPSPPSSTIMANILVAFVCLIFIGPSSVIPVSAQSDSTAPAKSFPASTPSDNYLINCGSTSPTTLPGNRAFQPDETTAKYLAYSGRDLHISAPDNKNVPSPMYLSAKIFDSEATYTFHVTSPGLHWIRLYFYPLQNNEFNLQTAKFSVSVDKLVLLRDYQMEKNEPVMKEFLVNVTTERYAIKFAPSKGSIAFVNAMEFVTAPGKLLDYSVPLLFPVSQKFDLSTSNFETTYRLNVGGAYLDATNDTLGRSWLSDEPFRNSATGQAVTVQPSVIQYPTAGGSPLIAPPTVYSSAVKMADSETTIPNFNISWTMDIDTAYTYLIRLHFCDIISKSLNELYFNVYINDKMAISGLDLSSLTQRLATAFYKDFVIDASSATNPLSVKVSPVNDVQGFKNAILNGLEVFRMNNSMGSLDGQYGVDGTKSSGPSKTVAYVGFAMMFGAFVGLGAIVFKWQKRPQDWQKRNSFSSWLLPLHAGDTSFMAGSKASLSRKSQFFSSNMGLGRYFSFAELSDATNNWESTAIIGVGGFGNVYYGEIDDGTKVAVKRGNPQSEQGINEFQTEIQMLSKLRHRHLVSLIGYCDENAEMILVYEFMQNGPFRDHLYGKNFPPLTWKQRLEICIGSARGLHYLHTGASTAIIHRDVKTTNILLDENLVAKMADFGLSKDCLANETHVSTAVKGSFGYLDPEYFRKQQLTDKSDVYSFGVVLLEALCARPAINPALPREQVNLAEWGMQWKKKGLLDKIIDPTLVGQINPESMKKFGEAAEKCLSEYGADRPTMGDVLWNLEYALQLQEASLQGKTEEENKASPSPVSPAIVAPTPAPVPAPSTPDNRPVSTPEQTTNPAELQTIDDHSGTKMFDQFGALNGR from the coding sequence ATGAAAAAAATGTCAGGAGGATCACCATCACCACCATCGTCTACAATAATGGCTAATATCCTCGTGGCATTTGTTTGCCTTATTTTCATCGGCCCCTCCAGTGTAATTCCAGTTTCTGCACAATCAGATTCTACTGCACCAGCAAAATCTTTTCCAGCATCCACACCTTCAGATAACTATCTTATTAATTGTGGATCTACTTCTCCTACTACTCTACCAGGAAATCGCGCGTTTCAACCAGATGAAACCACAGCTAAATATTTAGCCTATAGCGGACGTGACCTTCACATTTCTGCACCTGATAATAAAAATGTACCTTCACCTATGTACCTCAGCGCGAAAATTTTCGATAGTGAAGCTACTTATACATTTCATGTGACAAGTCCAGGCTTGCATTGGATCCGTCTTTATTTTTATCCATTacaaaacaatgaatttaatcTCCAAACAGCCAAATTCTCTGTTTCAGTGGATAAATTAGTTCTCCTCCGTGACTACCAAATGGAGAAAAACGAACCAGTTATGAAAGAGTTTCTTGTAAATGTCACAACAGAGCGTTATGCCATCAAATTTGCACCTTCCAAAGGCTCAATTGCATTCGTCAACGCCATGGAGTTTGTTACTGCACCAGGCAAATTACTTGACTATTCTGTCCCTCTCCTTTTCCCAGTTTCGCAGAAATTTGATCTTTCCACTAGTAATTTCGAGACAACTTATAGGCTTAATGTTGGAGGTGCATACCTTGATGCAACAAATGATACTTTAGGGAGAAGTTGGTTATCTGATGAACCATTCCGTAATAGTGCCACAGGACAGGCGGTGACTGTTCAGCCTTCTGTGATTCAGTATCCAACGGCAGGAGGGTCGCCTTTAATTGCTCCTCCTACAGTTTACAGTTCAGCAGTCAAAATGGCTGATTCAGAAACTACCATTCCCAATTTCAACATATCATGGACGATGGATATTGATACCGCGTATACATACCTTATTCGCCTTCACTTCTGTGATATCATTAGCAAATCGCTCAATGAACTATATTTCAACGTGTACATTAATGATAAGATGGCAATTTCCGGGCTAGActtgtcatctttgacacaGAGGTTGGCCACAGCTTTTTACAAGGACTTTGTGATAGATGCCTCTTCAGCAACTAATCCTCTTAGTGTAAAGGTTTCACCCGTGAACGATGTCCAAGGATTCAAGAATGCAATCTTGAATGGGCTTGAGGTTTTTCGGATGAATAATTCTATGGGTAGTCTTGATGGGCAATATGGTGTCGATGGAACGAAGAGTAGTGGCCCGAGCAAAACAGTGGCTTATGTTGGTTTTGCTATGATGTTTGGAGCATTTGTAGGATTGGGTGCTATAGTTTTCAAGTGGCAAAAGAGGCCTCAAGATTGGCAAAAAAGGAACAGTTTCTCCTCGTGGTTGCTTCCACTTCATGCTGGAGATACAAGCTTTATGGCGGGAAGCAAGGCTTCATTGTCGCGCAAGAGCCAATTTTTCTCTTCAAACATGGGGCTAGGCCGATACTTTTCATTTGCTGAGTTGTCAGACGCCACCAACAATTGGGAATCGACTGCCATAATTGGTGTTGGTGGCTTTGGCAATGTGTATTATGGAGAAATCGATGATGGAACAAAAGTAGCTGTCAAGAGAGGAAATCCACAATCTGAGCAAGGTATCAATGAGTTCCAGACTGAAATTCAGATGTTATCTAAGCTCAGACATCGCCATCTGGTGTCGTTGATTGGTTATTGTGATGAAAACGCAGAGATGATATTGGTTTATGAGTTCATGCAAAATGGTCCTTTCAGAGATCATCTCTATGGAAAGAACTTTCCACCTTTGACATGGAAGCAGAGGCTAGAAATCTGCATTGGCTCAGCTCGTGGGCTTCATTACCTCCATACAGGTGCATCTACAGCAATTATCCACAGAGATGTCAAAACCACCAAcattcttcttgatgagaacttaGTCGCTAAAATGGCTGACTTTGGGCTGTCAAAAGATTGCCTTGCCAACGAGACTCACGTAAGCACAGCTGTGAAGGGAAGTTTTGGGTACCTCGATCCTGAGTACTTCCGTAAGCAGCAGCTAACAGACAAGTCTGATGTTTACTCATTTGGAGTTGTACTTCTAGAGGCGTTGTGCGCTCGTCCTGCCATCAATCCAGCACTTCCAAGAGAGCAAGTGAATTTAGCAGAATGGGGAatgcaatggaagaaaaaaggTTTGTTGGACAAAATCATTGATCCTACTCTTGTGGGACAAATTAACCCAGAGTCAATGAAGAAATTTGGTGAAGCAGCAGAGAAGTGTTTGTCAGAATATGGTGCTGATAGACCTACCATGGGTGATGTGCTGTGGAACTTGGAATATGCTTTGCAGCTACAAGAAGCCTCATTACAAGGGAAGactgaagaagaaaacaaagcaTCTCCTTCCCCAGTCTCTCCTGCTATAGTTGCCCCTACTCCTGCCCCCGTCCCTGCTCCTTCGACCCCTGACAACAGACCAGTTTCTACACCTGAGCAGACAACAAATCCTGCTGAACTTCAAACAATCGACGATCATTCAGGAACAAAAATGTTTGATCAATTTGGTGCACTTAACGGGCGATGA